The following proteins are encoded in a genomic region of Paraburkholderia sp. BL23I1N1:
- a CDS encoding helix-turn-helix domain-containing protein yields MTCASLESAMLRWVHAPSKGMRRIAILMFNDCSLQGAGVVAEVFQAANELASSGSGGSLYDVSFLSADGGMVTSSSALRVWTDGLDARHYGGFDALYVAGGKGAFAAAGDERLIAWLRRIRRNTGMIRPIAEGRVLLEAAYVPDSKDSGDFHEPQSMPSRQAEQNGDAGDRLESMRSALAMIKRDLGSATARTVAERLLADSCSNLAPLLGEDGGLSPGDKVRAAARWLQENCQQSISIADAAQFAAMSERNFLRRFKMEMGITPSSFLLHERLAVTCSLLTESELPVDKIARRTGMGNGDRLAKVFRKRMRISPTEFRIQSRRMVGG; encoded by the coding sequence CTGATGTTCAACGACTGCTCGTTGCAGGGCGCGGGCGTGGTTGCCGAAGTATTCCAGGCTGCAAACGAACTGGCGTCGTCCGGATCGGGCGGCTCGTTGTATGACGTTTCCTTCCTGTCGGCCGACGGCGGCATGGTGACCTCGTCATCCGCGCTGCGGGTGTGGACCGACGGACTCGATGCGCGGCATTACGGCGGCTTCGACGCGTTGTATGTCGCCGGTGGCAAAGGTGCGTTCGCCGCAGCCGGCGACGAGCGGCTGATTGCCTGGTTACGACGCATTCGCCGCAATACCGGCATGATCCGGCCGATCGCCGAAGGGCGCGTGCTGCTCGAGGCCGCCTATGTGCCGGACAGCAAGGACAGTGGCGATTTCCACGAGCCGCAGTCGATGCCGTCGCGCCAGGCCGAACAGAACGGCGATGCGGGCGACCGGCTCGAATCGATGCGAAGCGCGCTCGCCATGATCAAGCGCGATCTCGGCAGCGCGACCGCCCGCACGGTGGCCGAGCGACTGCTCGCCGATTCGTGCTCGAATCTCGCGCCGCTGCTTGGCGAAGACGGCGGCTTGAGCCCCGGTGACAAAGTGCGCGCGGCGGCCCGCTGGCTGCAAGAAAACTGCCAGCAGTCGATTTCGATTGCCGATGCGGCGCAGTTCGCCGCGATGAGCGAGCGCAACTTCCTGCGCCGCTTCAAGATGGAAATGGGTATCACGCCCTCGAGTTTTCTGTTGCATGAGCGCCTCGCGGTGACCTGCAGCCTGCTGACCGAGTCGGAATTGCCGGTAGACAAAATCGCCCGGCGCACCGGAATGGGTAACGGTGACCGGCTTGCCAAGGTCTTCCGCAAGCGGATGAGAATTTCCCCCACTGAGTTCCGGATTCAAAGCCGCCGCATGGTCGGAGGATAG